DNA from Parvularcula marina:
GTCAATGTCGATTACGCTGCAGCCGATGTCAGCGCTCAATCTGATCTGACCTCACGGCTGGAAACGGCGGCGGCAGCCAGCCAGTCACAGACTGCTGCCGACAAGCTTTTAGATATCATTCCCGCCAACCCGATTGAGGCGATGGCGGACGGCAATATCCTGCCGATCATTTTCTTCTCCATCTTGTTCGGCATCGGGATCATCGCGGCGAAAGAGGGTGAAGGCCCCGTCGGGAAGGTCATGGAATCCGCTGCTGAGGCGGTTCTGAAGATCACGCATTTTGTCATGCTTCTGGCACCTTATGGTGTCTACGCGCTCATGGCCTGGGTCATGGGGACGCTTGGCCTTGGGGTTCTCGACAACCTCGCCAAGCTCGCGGTGGCTCTTTATATCGCCTGTGCCGTCCACATTCTCTTTGTCTATGGCGGCCTTATCCGCGTTGTGGTTGGCCTGCCGCTAATCCGGTTCTTCAGCGGCATTCTTGATGCGATGAGCACGGCCTATTCAACGGCCAGTTCATCCGCGACGCTGCCGGTGACAATCTCCAATGTGAACAAAAACCTTGGCGTTGAGAAATCGGTTGCGGGCGCTGTCCTGCCGATCGGTGCGACCGTCAATATGGACGGCACCAGCCTTTATATCGGCCTTGTCGCACTGTTCGCAGCGCAGGCAGTTGGATTGGATCTGGGGACGGCTGAGTATCTCGCTATCGGGATTGCGGCTGTCGGCGTCAGCATCGGTGCCGCCGGTATTCCGTCCGCAAGCCTGTTCCTTGCGGTTGGGGTACTGACGACTATCGGCGTAAGCGAAGCAGATGCGATCCTCATCATCGCGCTGATCTTCCCGTTTGATCGCCTACTCGACATGATGCGGACGATGACGAATGTGACGGGAGATGCCGCAGTCGCAACAACGGTCGCAAAATGGGAAGGCGCTCTTGATGAGGAAATCTTCCGGCGGGCAGAAAAAGAATGAGATCTGTCCGTATTCTGACGACAGGCGGCACGCTCGATAAGGTCCATGACTGGCGGGCCGAGAACATCACCTTTGCAGGCGCGGGCAAGTCCCAGGTGCCCGAGGTGCTGGAGCATGGCCGCTGTTATCACCCTGAGGTCGAGCAGCTCTTTCAGATCGACTCGCTCGACATGACCGAGACCTATCGCAATCTCCTTCTCGAACGGGTGAAAGCCGCGGCAGAAGAGGGGATCGTGATCACCCACGGCACCTCGACCATGGCGGAGACGGCGCGCTTCCTCGACGGCAAGGCGGAGGGCAAGACCATCGTCCTCACCGGCGCCATGCGGCCGCATTCCCTGTTCATCTCGGATGCCGCCTTCAATCTCGGCGGGGCGGTGATCGCGGCCCAGACACTGCCGGCAGGCGTCTATGGCGTGATGAACGGCCTCGTTTTTGCGGCATCGGAGCTCAAAAAGAACGAGAAGCTCGGCCGGTTCGACGTTTAAGGGGCGGAGCAGGTGAGCTGGCTTGAACTCAAAATACCGCCGCTCCTTCTGATGTTGCTCTGCGGCTTTGGCATCTTCTGGTTCGGTGCCAGCCCCGACGCCCTCACGAACTGGGCATTACTCATTCCGGGCGCGCTCACGGGCGTTTTGGGCGTCATCCTGCTGGTCCGGGCCGTCCGCCGCTTCATGGCGGCAAAGACGACCGTCAATCCACATACACCCTCCAAATCGAGCGAACTGGTCATCGAGGGCGAGTATCGCTGGACGCGCAATCCCATGTATCTGGGCATGTTGCTGATCCTCATCGGCCTCCTGATCGTCCTGCCGTCCGTGACTGGCGGCGCCATTGCGGCCTCCTTCTTTGTCTATATCACCCGGTTCCAGATCATGCCGGAGGAGCGGCTGCTCGAAGCCCAGTTCGGCGGCGAGTATCGCGAGTATAAGCGCCGGGTCCGCCGCTGGATCTGAGGCGGCAAGGATCACCTTGACCTTGGCCCCCCGTAAGTTTATCCACCGCGCTCAAAATTCGGTCCAGCTGTGTCTTTCGCAGCGTCTACCGGCACGACCCTTCATCACCATATGAAGACGAGGCCGGGGATGTCCCGCCGCCGGGGTAACGCCCTCGCGGCGGCTAACTGCGTTTGGCGCCCCGCTTGACCGAAAGGAAAAGGATTTATGTTCGACAGCCTGTCTGACAGACTCTCCGGTGTATTCGACAAGCTCCGCGGCCGCGGGGCCCTGTCGGAGGCCGACGTCACCGAAGCCCTGCGCGAAGTGCGCGTGGCCCTGCTCGAGGCGGATGTCGCGCTGCCTGTCGCACGCGAATTTGTCGGCAAAGTCAAAGAACGCGCCATTGGTCAGGAAGTCCTGCGCTCGGTCACGCCGGGCCAGCAGGTCGTCAAGATCGTCCATGATGTCCTGATCGAAACGCTCGGTGGCGGCGATAATGCGCATGAGATCAATCTCAACCATGCGCCGCCCGTCGCGGTTCTCATGGTCGGCCTTCAGGGCTCGGGGAAAACGACGACCACGGCGAAACTCTCAAAACGGTTGAGCGAGAAGGACAAGAAGCGTGTCCTGATGGCATCGCTCGACACGCGCCGTCCGGCCGCCATGGAACAACTCCGTGTACTGGGTGAGCAGGCGAGCGTCTCGACCCTGCCGATTGTCGATGGGCAGACGCCGGTCCAGATCGCGCGGCGTGCGATGGAAGCGGGCCGTCTCGGCGGCTATGATGTCGTCATGCTCGACACGGCGGGCCGTCTGTCGATTGACGAAGACCTCATGGCTGAGGTCCAGGAAATCCACAAAGTAACGAACCCGGCTGAAACACTGCTTGTTCTTGATGCCCTGACTGGTCAGGACGCTGTTCAGACGGCGGAGAAATTCAAAGCCCGTGTGCCGGTCTCAGGCGTCGTCCTTACCCGGCTTGATGGTGATGCGCGCGGCGGCGCGGCCCTCTCCATGCGGAGCGTTACGGG
Protein-coding regions in this window:
- the ffh gene encoding signal recognition particle protein, coding for MFDSLSDRLSGVFDKLRGRGALSEADVTEALREVRVALLEADVALPVAREFVGKVKERAIGQEVLRSVTPGQQVVKIVHDVLIETLGGGDNAHEINLNHAPPVAVLMVGLQGSGKTTTTAKLSKRLSEKDKKRVLMASLDTRRPAAMEQLRVLGEQASVSTLPIVDGQTPVQIARRAMEAGRLGGYDVVMLDTAGRLSIDEDLMAEVQEIHKVTNPAETLLVLDALTGQDAVQTAEKFKARVPVSGVVLTRLDGDARGGAALSMRSVTGAPIKYAGMGEKLDALDVFDPERMAGRILGMGDIVSLVEKASEQIDEEKAAKAAKKMAKGEFDLDDLRDQFAQMRKMGGMGAILGLMPGMGKIKNAVDAAGGFDDKEIRRQEAIIGSMTKKERKKPALMNASRKRRVASGAGVQVQDVNKLLKAHKGMADMMKKMGKGGKRGMAANMAKMLGGGGPGGMGGLGGGMPPGMGGGGMPGLGGGGGLPGLGGGSLPGLGGDKKK
- a CDS encoding methyltransferase family protein: MSWLELKIPPLLLMLLCGFGIFWFGASPDALTNWALLIPGALTGVLGVILLVRAVRRFMAAKTTVNPHTPSKSSELVIEGEYRWTRNPMYLGMLLILIGLLIVLPSVTGGAIAASFFVYITRFQIMPEERLLEAQFGGEYREYKRRVRRWI
- a CDS encoding asparaginase — its product is MRSVRILTTGGTLDKVHDWRAENITFAGAGKSQVPEVLEHGRCYHPEVEQLFQIDSLDMTETYRNLLLERVKAAAEEGIVITHGTSTMAETARFLDGKAEGKTIVLTGAMRPHSLFISDAAFNLGGAVIAAQTLPAGVYGVMNGLVFAASELKKNEKLGRFDV
- a CDS encoding dicarboxylate/amino acid:cation symporter, giving the protein MMEGSLEGLGALPFWGITLGAFVLFYFLGSVLKFPLWLRVLIALLVGGFVGYLFGDVAASVKPVGDGFVKLIRMLIIPLIFTTIVAGVISLGDPKRLGSLGVRTILLYLCTTVFAVGLGVLAGLIVKPGVNVDYAAADVSAQSDLTSRLETAAAASQSQTAADKLLDIIPANPIEAMADGNILPIIFFSILFGIGIIAAKEGEGPVGKVMESAAEAVLKITHFVMLLAPYGVYALMAWVMGTLGLGVLDNLAKLAVALYIACAVHILFVYGGLIRVVVGLPLIRFFSGILDAMSTAYSTASSSATLPVTISNVNKNLGVEKSVAGAVLPIGATVNMDGTSLYIGLVALFAAQAVGLDLGTAEYLAIGIAAVGVSIGAAGIPSASLFLAVGVLTTIGVSEADAILIIALIFPFDRLLDMMRTMTNVTGDAAVATTVAKWEGALDEEIFRRAEKE